A window of the Blattabacterium cuenoti genome harbors these coding sequences:
- a CDS encoding glycine--tRNA ligase translates to MKNFFDFLVSYSKRYGFIFPSNEIYGGINAVYDYGQYGVELKNNIKKYWWESMTQVHENIIGMDSSILTDINVWKASGHLKKFNELLIDNKDSKKRYRPDILIENYVKKNFSKNLEKKNKILSRLYYSLNKKDFLDIKKLINQLQISDPDNGSKNWTNIHFFNMMFKIKYIENLFLRPETAQNIYCNFNNIKKSNRINIPFGVAQIGKSFRNEIVARQFLFRLREFEQMEMQFFISPKKEEENKWYNYWKKMRLKWHLELNLGKDKYKLYNHQNLAHYANLGVDIQFKFPFGFKELEGIHSRRDFDLKQHEVFSKKKLRIVENKNNYRPYVIETSLGLDRMFLSVLSSTLSKEKLENGNDRIILKLPFYLSPVKAAIFPLVNKNELSKLAKKIFNDLKIEYKVEYDSKSSIGKLYRRQDAIGTPLCFTVDYETINTNTVTVRYRDSMKQERIHIKKISKKIEEITSMKNILKNISSNID, encoded by the coding sequence ATGAAAAATTTTTTTGATTTTTTAGTTTCTTATTCCAAAAGATATGGATTTATTTTTCCATCTAATGAAATTTATGGAGGAATTAATGCTGTATATGATTATGGACAATATGGAGTTGAATTAAAAAATAATATTAAAAAATATTGGTGGGAATCAATGACTCAAGTTCATGAAAATATAATAGGAATGGATTCATCTATTTTAACGGATATTAATGTATGGAAAGCTTCTGGTCATTTGAAAAAATTTAATGAATTATTAATAGATAATAAAGATTCTAAAAAAAGATATCGTCCTGATATATTGATTGAAAATTATGTAAAAAAAAATTTTTCTAAAAATTTAGAAAAAAAAAATAAAATATTATCTAGATTATATTATTCTTTGAATAAAAAGGATTTTTTAGATATAAAAAAATTAATAAATCAATTACAAATATCTGATCCAGATAATGGTAGTAAAAATTGGACAAATATCCACTTTTTTAATATGATGTTTAAAATTAAGTATATAGAAAATTTATTTCTTCGTCCAGAAACTGCTCAAAATATATATTGTAATTTTAATAATATTAAAAAATCTAATAGAATAAATATTCCATTTGGAGTTGCTCAAATAGGAAAATCATTTAGAAATGAAATTGTTGCTAGACAATTTTTATTCAGATTAAGAGAATTTGAACAAATGGAAATGCAATTTTTTATTTCTCCTAAAAAAGAAGAAGAAAATAAATGGTATAATTATTGGAAAAAAATGCGTTTAAAATGGCATCTTGAACTAAACTTAGGAAAAGATAAATATAAATTATATAATCATCAAAATCTTGCTCATTATGCTAATTTAGGTGTAGATATACAATTTAAATTTCCTTTTGGATTTAAAGAATTAGAAGGGATTCATTCTAGAAGAGATTTTGATTTAAAACAACATGAAGTTTTTTCCAAAAAAAAATTAAGAATAGTTGAAAATAAAAATAATTATAGACCATATGTAATAGAAACTTCTTTAGGATTAGATAGAATGTTTTTATCTGTATTATCTTCTACTCTTAGTAAAGAAAAATTAGAAAATGGAAATGATCGTATAATTTTAAAATTACCTTTTTATTTGTCACCAGTAAAAGCTGCAATATTTCCATTAGTAAACAAAAATGAACTTTCAAAGTTAGCAAAAAAAATATTCAATGATTTAAAAATTGAATATAAAGTTGAATATGATTCTAAAAGTTCAATAGGAAAATTATATCGTAGACAAGATGCTATAGGTACTCCATTATGTTTTACAGTTGATTATGAAACTATAAATACAAATACTGTAACTGTACGTTATAGAGATAGTATGAAACAAGAACGAATTCATATAAAAAAAATATCTAAAAAAATAGAAGAAATAACTAGTATGAAAAATATATTGAAAAATATATCTTCCAATATAGATTAA
- a CDS encoding HU family DNA-binding protein, which produces MNKTELVNSIAEKTGITKIKAKSFTDAFIKTVIECLKKGDKVTLVGFGTFTVVKRNPRNGVNPRTGKKIYIPGKKVAKFKIGAELTKL; this is translated from the coding sequence ATGAATAAAACAGAATTAGTTAATTCTATTGCAGAAAAAACAGGAATAACAAAAATAAAAGCAAAAAGTTTTACAGATGCATTTATTAAAACAGTAATTGAATGTTTAAAAAAAGGAGATAAGGTTACTCTTGTCGGATTTGGAACATTTACTGTAGTAAAAAGAAATCCAAGAAACGGTGTTAATCCTAGAACAGGAAAAAAAATATATATTCCGGGAAAAAAAGTAGCAAAATTTAAAATAGGAGCTGAATTAACAAAATTATAA
- a CDS encoding NAD(P)/FAD-dependent oxidoreductase, with the protein MKFNKKYYLNNKDKIYNCIIIGSGPAGYSASIYAARYGLDPIIFLGNLPGGQLTTTNYIDNYLGFPNGIDGNEFMDSCRKQAERFNVKILNESVTDVILCNKLGGLHEIFYGHNNKILSKGIIIATGSCPKIIGIEKEKELLGMGISFCATCDGFFHKKKDVAVIGGGDTALEEANYLSDICNKVYLIVRKDYLKGSEILQNQIMKKRNIYLLFRSTIKKIIGDNILKGIEIFNNKENKYYTKLISGLFIAIGNFPNTKIFINKIDLDNNGFILTKNKSTLTSNHGVFAAGDVQDSNYKQAITSAGSGCMAAMDLYKYLNLLKRK; encoded by the coding sequence ATGAAATTTAATAAAAAATATTATTTAAATAATAAAGATAAAATATATAATTGCATAATAATTGGATCTGGTCCAGCTGGATATTCTGCATCTATTTATGCTGCTAGATATGGATTAGATCCAATTATTTTTTTAGGTAATTTACCAGGGGGGCAATTAACAACTACAAATTATATTGATAATTATTTAGGATTTCCTAATGGAATTGATGGAAATGAATTTATGGATTCTTGTAGAAAACAAGCAGAACGTTTTAATGTAAAAATATTAAATGAATCCGTTACTGATGTTATATTATGTAATAAATTAGGTGGATTACATGAAATTTTTTATGGACATAATAACAAAATTTTAAGTAAAGGAATTATTATTGCTACAGGATCTTGTCCTAAGATAATTGGAATTGAAAAAGAAAAAGAATTATTAGGAATGGGAATTTCTTTTTGTGCTACTTGTGATGGGTTTTTCCATAAAAAAAAAGATGTAGCAGTAATAGGTGGAGGTGATACAGCTTTGGAAGAAGCTAATTATCTATCTGATATTTGTAATAAAGTTTATTTGATAGTGAGAAAAGATTATTTAAAAGGATCTGAAATACTACAAAATCAGATAATGAAAAAACGTAATATATATTTATTATTTAGGTCTACTATAAAAAAAATTATAGGAGATAATATTTTAAAAGGAATAGAAATTTTTAATAATAAAGAAAATAAATATTATACTAAATTAATTAGTGGATTATTTATTGCAATAGGAAATTTTCCAAATACAAAAATATTTATAAATAAAATAGATTTAGACAATAATGGATTTATTTTAACAAAAAATAAATCTACTTTAACTAGTAACCATGGTGTATTTGCTGCAGGAGATGTTCAGGATTCCAATTATAAACAGGCAATTACTTCTGCTGGAAGTGGATGTATGGCTGCTATGGATTTATATAAATATTTAAATCTTTTAAAAAGAAAATAA
- a CDS encoding type I restriction enzyme HsdR N-terminal domain-containing protein, with product MFNNINNTINFFIKNHLILKKINKKVYIYCTIRKKFFLFKKEEVVRQYIIFLLKKVKKYKEKNIVVEFSIYINKYLCKKRIDILVKSNNNPYILIECKSLYTTINKKTFDQILIYNKYIKSPFLMISNGLKSYILKTNKQQKIISSLNFIP from the coding sequence TTGTTTAATAATATTAATAATACTATAAACTTCTTTATTAAAAATCATTTAATACTAAAAAAAATAAATAAAAAAGTATATATATATTGTACAATTAGAAAAAAATTTTTTCTATTTAAAAAAGAAGAAGTTGTACGACAATACATAATTTTTTTACTAAAAAAAGTAAAAAAATATAAAGAAAAAAATATTGTGGTAGAATTTTCTATATATATCAACAAATATTTATGTAAAAAAAGAATAGATATTTTAGTTAAATCAAATAATAATCCATATATATTAATTGAGTGTAAATCACTATATACTACTATAAACAAAAAAACTTTTGATCAAATTTTGATTTATAATAAATATATAAAATCTCCATTTTTAATGATAAGTAATGGATTAAAAAGTTATATTTTAAAAACAAATAA
- a CDS encoding phenylalanine--tRNA ligase subunit beta — translation MKISYNWIKEYLYPINFNEYEISEILTNIGITVKYTETINNDIIFNIDSIPNRNDTTNHYSIAKNLYSKLKFNGYNDIKIKKLKILKNNKFFSNNISVFFEEKEKCIRYSGLSFSNLKIDYSPKWLIQKLESIGIKSINNITDIVNFVIYELGIPIHLFDSDQINGKKIFIKKLNEKIQFKSEDNILRYIDKNDIVISDEKNVLSIAGILNHIKNGIVHKKTNNIFLGIICLPPSLVFFLKKKYSIHTKNQFFLEKGIDPNQITYVLYRIIFLIKNIISSDSYHIKFSNIVDFYPKKIKPTIIKLRYKRVLEIIGENISNNIIKKLLLLLDISIKEENKEYIIVSIPTCRIDIKREIDLIEEILRIYGINNIKTNDYIKTPLIQKTFYKEEFEIQKIIYEQLIGNGFQEIISYAIRNYSKKELLINSFFNIKELNIVNSINNKNQIMRSSLIFSMIDCIKYNYSHNKVIINNKLIKLFELGKIYYKKKLQLFEKTILGIIISQKINNVKMKINNFFYLKNVILQIFHRVGIFDYTQSFVNRHPILDNCLSISYNKKELLLIGIVNNFFNKNYNIFYSELNWEYLISIIQNNYITYDTISKYPISRRDLSFLIDKNITFESINKFINSKKNKYFKIVHIYDIYEGQNISSKKKSYTASFFFENKKKTLTNKIINDSLNEIKFLLKKEFKAEIRDKI, via the coding sequence ATGAAAATATCATACAACTGGATAAAAGAATATTTATATCCTATAAATTTTAACGAATATGAAATATCTGAAATATTAACAAACATAGGAATAACAGTAAAATATACTGAAACTATTAATAATGATATAATTTTTAATATAGATTCAATACCTAATCGAAATGATACAACAAATCATTATAGTATAGCAAAAAATTTGTATTCAAAATTAAAATTTAATGGATATAATGATATAAAAATTAAAAAATTAAAAATATTAAAAAATAATAAATTTTTTTCAAACAATATTTCTGTTTTTTTTGAAGAAAAAGAAAAATGTATAAGATATTCTGGATTATCTTTTTCTAATCTAAAAATAGATTATTCTCCTAAATGGTTAATTCAAAAACTTGAATCAATAGGTATTAAATCTATTAATAATATTACAGATATAGTAAATTTTGTAATTTATGAATTAGGAATTCCTATACATTTATTTGATTCAGATCAAATAAATGGTAAAAAAATATTTATAAAAAAGTTAAATGAAAAAATACAATTTAAATCTGAAGATAATATATTAAGATATATAGATAAAAATGATATAGTAATATCTGATGAAAAAAATGTTTTATCTATAGCTGGAATATTAAATCATATAAAAAATGGAATTGTACATAAAAAAACTAATAATATTTTTTTAGGAATTATATGTTTACCTCCTTCTTTAGTATTTTTTTTAAAAAAAAAGTATTCAATTCATACAAAAAATCAATTTTTTTTAGAAAAAGGAATTGATCCTAATCAAATTACTTATGTATTATATAGAATAATTTTTTTAATTAAAAATATTATATCTTCAGATAGTTATCATATAAAATTTTCTAATATTGTAGATTTTTATCCAAAAAAAATTAAACCTACTATAATAAAATTAAGATATAAAAGAGTATTAGAAATTATTGGAGAAAATATTTCAAATAACATAATAAAAAAATTATTATTATTACTTGATATATCTATAAAAGAAGAAAATAAAGAATACATAATTGTTTCTATTCCTACATGTAGAATAGATATAAAAAGAGAAATAGATTTAATAGAAGAGATTTTACGTATTTATGGAATAAATAATATAAAAACAAATGATTATATTAAAACACCTTTAATTCAAAAAACATTTTATAAAGAAGAATTTGAAATACAAAAAATTATTTATGAACAATTAATTGGAAATGGATTTCAAGAAATAATTTCTTATGCAATAAGAAATTATTCAAAAAAAGAATTACTTATTAATTCTTTTTTTAATATAAAAGAATTAAATATTGTTAATTCTATTAATAATAAAAATCAAATAATGAGATCAAGTTTAATATTTAGTATGATAGATTGTATAAAATATAATTATAGTCATAATAAAGTTATTATAAATAATAAACTAATTAAATTATTTGAGTTAGGAAAGATATATTATAAAAAAAAATTACAATTATTTGAAAAAACAATACTTGGAATAATTATATCGCAAAAAATAAATAATGTAAAAATGAAAATAAATAATTTTTTTTATTTAAAAAACGTTATTTTACAAATTTTTCATAGAGTTGGTATTTTTGATTATACACAATCATTTGTTAATAGACATCCTATATTAGATAATTGTTTATCTATTTCATATAATAAAAAAGAGTTGTTGTTAATTGGAATAGTAAATAATTTTTTTAATAAAAATTATAATATATTTTATTCTGAATTAAATTGGGAATATTTAATTTCTATTATTCAAAATAATTATATCACATATGATACAATATCAAAATATCCAATTTCTAGAAGAGACTTATCTTTTTTAATAGATAAAAATATTACTTTTGAAAGTATAAACAAATTTATTAACAGCAAAAAAAATAAATATTTTAAAATAGTACATATATATGATATATATGAAGGACAAAATATTTCTAGTAAAAAAAAATCTTATACCGCTAGCTTTTTTTTTGAAAACAAAAAAAAAACATTAACAAATAAAATTATTAATGATTCATTAAATGAAATAAAATTTCTATTAAAAAAAGAATTTAAAGCAGAAATAAGAGATAAAATTTAA
- the pdxH gene encoding pyridoxamine 5'-phosphate oxidase, giving the protein MNIDLSSLRKNYKKNLSEYSIQKNPFQLFHNWFQKEKLIHKNENLNQEINAMSLSTIGIDGSPDTRIVLLKEYSNKGFVFYTNYLSIKGISIKKFPKVCLSFFWEKTERQVIIKGITYKINKKKSDEYFDKRPRENKIGCWSSKQSSIIPSRKYLINKYKKWDKYFTKKKLTRPFYWGGYIVDPYKMEFWQGSSNRLHDRIVYKLIENKEWIIQILSP; this is encoded by the coding sequence ATGAATATTGATTTAAGTAGTTTAAGAAAAAATTACAAAAAAAATTTATCAGAATATAGCATACAAAAAAATCCTTTTCAACTGTTTCATAATTGGTTTCAAAAAGAAAAATTGATTCATAAAAATGAAAATTTAAATCAAGAAATTAATGCTATGTCTTTATCTACAATAGGAATTGATGGAAGTCCGGATACAAGAATTGTATTACTAAAAGAATATTCAAATAAAGGATTTGTATTTTATACTAATTACCTTAGTATTAAGGGAATATCAATTAAAAAATTTCCAAAGGTTTGTCTTTCATTTTTTTGGGAAAAAACAGAAAGACAAGTTATTATAAAAGGAATAACTTATAAAATAAATAAAAAAAAATCAGATGAATATTTTGATAAAAGACCTAGAGAAAATAAAATAGGATGTTGGTCTTCAAAACAAAGTTCTATTATTCCTTCTAGGAAATATTTAATAAATAAATATAAAAAATGGGATAAATATTTTACAAAAAAAAAATTAACTCGTCCATTCTACTGGGGAGGATATATTGTAGATCCATATAAAATGGAATTTTGGCAAGGATCATCCAATAGACTTCATGATAGAATAGTCTATAAACTAATAGAAAACAAAGAATGGATTATACAAATATTATCACCATAA